In a genomic window of Pseudodesulfovibrio sp. S3:
- a CDS encoding DEAD/DEAH box helicase: MTSFKELGLSEEMLAALESKGFTAPTPIQTLTIPMLLSGTVDIVGQAQTGTGKTAAFGLPVLEAARERARCVQSLILTPTRELAIQVAEEIDSLKGKKRIRVLPIYGGQAIHMQLKALKQGVDVVVGTPGRIMDHLKRGTLRIDKLDFFILDEADEMCNMGFVDDVREILASANEDRRTLLFSATMPHEVMRIAKEFMGDYEVVSVKSEKSDTPLTKHIFHEMADSDRFEALCRVIDSQADFYGLVFTRTRADADLVASRLNQRGYPSEPIHGDLNQTQREKILNSFRKRKATILVATDVAARGIDVPDLTHVVNFALPQDPQTFVHRTGRTGRAGKQGVAITLITPNEFRRLMYISKSSGIDIKKEALPRIQDVIYSKKSKVVSELDAIMESEDHTAYLSMAQELLDNNPPVQVVAALLKNTFGDELIESSYRNIDTVGPAGSSGHGRADLVCALGRADGLTPKKFVDFVSAAARVKPWSIQHVRIQGNRTTFTTPGHEAEKIMNAVNSQEDQLLITRGEGNSKPPNRNFHKKGGQRPPGKRPYKQHYKPKRDQ, from the coding sequence ATGACCAGTTTCAAGGAACTGGGGCTGTCGGAAGAAATGCTGGCCGCCCTGGAATCCAAAGGATTCACCGCCCCAACCCCCATCCAGACGCTGACCATCCCCATGTTGCTCAGCGGTACGGTGGACATCGTAGGGCAGGCACAGACCGGCACAGGCAAAACCGCAGCCTTTGGCCTGCCCGTCCTCGAGGCGGCCAGGGAAAGGGCCCGGTGCGTCCAGTCCCTCATCCTGACCCCCACCCGCGAACTCGCCATCCAGGTGGCCGAGGAAATCGATTCACTCAAAGGCAAAAAACGCATCCGCGTGCTGCCCATCTACGGCGGCCAGGCCATCCACATGCAGCTCAAGGCGCTCAAACAGGGTGTGGACGTGGTCGTGGGGACGCCGGGACGCATCATGGACCACCTCAAGCGCGGCACGCTGCGCATCGACAAACTCGACTTCTTCATCCTGGATGAGGCGGACGAGATGTGCAACATGGGTTTCGTGGACGACGTCCGGGAAATCCTGGCCTCGGCCAATGAAGACCGCCGGACGCTCCTGTTTTCAGCCACCATGCCCCACGAAGTCATGCGTATCGCCAAGGAGTTCATGGGAGATTACGAAGTGGTGTCCGTGAAATCGGAAAAATCCGACACACCGCTGACAAAGCATATTTTCCACGAAATGGCGGATTCGGATCGATTCGAAGCCCTGTGCAGGGTCATCGACTCCCAGGCCGACTTTTACGGACTGGTCTTCACCCGCACCCGCGCCGATGCGGATTTGGTGGCCTCCCGGCTCAACCAGCGCGGCTATCCATCCGAACCAATCCACGGGGATCTCAACCAGACCCAGCGCGAAAAGATCCTGAACAGTTTCCGCAAACGCAAGGCAACCATCCTCGTTGCCACGGACGTGGCCGCACGCGGCATCGACGTGCCGGACCTGACCCACGTGGTCAATTTCGCCCTGCCCCAAGACCCGCAGACTTTCGTCCATCGCACCGGTCGCACCGGCCGTGCAGGCAAGCAGGGCGTGGCCATCACCCTGATCACGCCCAACGAATTCCGGCGCCTGATGTACATCTCCAAGAGCTCGGGAATCGATATCAAGAAAGAAGCCCTGCCGCGCATTCAGGACGTCATCTACTCAAAAAAGAGCAAAGTGGTGTCGGAACTCGATGCGATCATGGAAAGCGAAGACCACACAGCCTACCTCTCCATGGCCCAGGAACTGCTGGACAACAACCCGCCCGTACAGGTGGTTGCAGCCCTGCTCAAGAACACCTTCGGCGATGAACTGATCGAGTCCAGCTACCGCAACATCGACACCGTCGGCCCAGCCGGCTCGTCCGGCCATGGACGGGCAGACCTTGTCTGTGCTCTGGGGCGCGCCGACGGCTTGACGCCCAAGAAATTCGTCGACTTCGTTTCGGCCGCCGCGCGCGTCAAACCCTGGTCCATCCAGCATGTGCGCATACAGGGCAACCGAACCACGTTCACCACGCCAGGCCATGAGGCCGAAAAAATCATGAACGCGGTCAACAGCCAGGAAGACCAGCTGCTCATCACGCGGGGAGAAGGCAACAGCAAGCCGCCAAACCGCAATTTCCACAAGAAGGGGGGCCAGCGTCCTCCGGGAAAACGCCCATACAAACAGCACTACAAGCCGAAACGCGACCAATAG